Proteins found in one Acinetobacter sp. XH1741 genomic segment:
- the mnmA gene encoding tRNA 2-thiouridine(34) synthase MnmA, whose amino-acid sequence MQQRVIVGMSGGVDSSVSAALLLQQGYQVEGLFMKNWEEDDGTEYCTAMEDLADAQAVADKIGIKLHTANFAMEYWDRVFEHFLAEYAAGRTPNPDILCNKEIKFRAFLDHAMTLGADFIATGHYARRAETAYNSKGEAYAPLLRGLDNNKDQTYFLHAVHGREINKTLFPVGEIEKPEVRRIAEELDLATAKKKDSTGICFIGERRFNDFLKQYLPAQPGKIVLDNGKEVGEHHGLMYYTLGQRGGIGLGGLKGESEGAWFVLHKDIANNRLVVGQGHEHPLMQSTQLWSESIDWVAGEQNIPAEGLRCTAKTRYRQPDQACTVFIDENSEHGIRVEFDEPQRAVTPGQSVVFYSDEVCLGGGVIHHTNAPTPNFI is encoded by the coding sequence ATGCAACAACGTGTCATCGTCGGTATGTCTGGTGGCGTAGATTCATCTGTTTCTGCGGCACTTTTACTTCAACAGGGTTATCAAGTTGAAGGTCTTTTCATGAAAAACTGGGAGGAAGATGACGGCACGGAATACTGCACGGCAATGGAAGATTTAGCCGACGCCCAAGCAGTAGCAGATAAAATTGGTATTAAACTTCATACTGCAAACTTTGCCATGGAATATTGGGATCGTGTATTTGAGCACTTCTTAGCTGAATATGCGGCTGGTCGCACCCCAAATCCGGATATCTTATGTAATAAAGAAATTAAGTTTCGTGCATTTTTAGACCACGCTATGACTTTAGGTGCGGATTTTATTGCAACAGGTCACTATGCACGCCGTGCTGAAACAGCTTACAACTCTAAAGGTGAAGCGTATGCGCCTTTATTACGTGGTTTAGATAACAACAAAGACCAAACTTATTTCTTGCATGCAGTGCATGGTCGTGAAATTAATAAAACGCTCTTCCCTGTAGGCGAAATTGAAAAACCCGAAGTTCGTAGAATTGCTGAAGAATTAGATTTAGCAACGGCGAAGAAAAAAGATTCAACTGGTATCTGTTTTATTGGTGAACGTCGTTTTAATGACTTCCTTAAACAATATTTACCCGCTCAACCAGGTAAAATTGTACTAGATAACGGCAAAGAAGTTGGTGAACACCACGGTCTGATGTACTATACGCTCGGTCAGCGTGGCGGTATTGGTCTAGGTGGTCTGAAGGGTGAATCAGAAGGTGCGTGGTTTGTACTTCATAAAGACATTGCCAATAATCGTTTAGTCGTAGGCCAAGGACATGAACACCCACTCATGCAAAGCACACAGCTTTGGAGTGAGTCGATTGACTGGGTAGCGGGTGAACAAAATATTCCAGCCGAAGGATTACGTTGTACAGCTAAAACACGTTATCGCCAGCCTGATCAGGCTTGCACAGTGTTTATAGATGAAAATAGTGAGCACGGTATTCGTGTTGAGTTTGATGAACCTCAACGCGCAGTTACACCGGGCCAAAGCGTTGTATTTTATTCAGATGAAGTTTGTCTAGGCGGGGGTGTGATTCACCATACAAATGCCCCTACACCAAATTTTATTTAA
- a CDS encoding cytochrome b/b6 domain-containing protein, which produces MSKVWPHIDILIRILHIIIMLAFVGAYFTGDKEDLHQVHMMFGYILLITITIRVIWHFLSPRVSNTTPFGIKKRGTIALTTIKKALSHTNSISIFSKNSIQLISITLFQTSILCIFLVIPIVVVLGYGTEHFYSHSLRNLHSLFANLFLALVLLHLSTLILNSILAKRFQGWSMLKISLEDSKITQYMALFVLGLIGAFSFYYLAM; this is translated from the coding sequence ATGTCAAAGGTATGGCCGCATATTGATATTCTGATAAGAATCTTGCACATCATTATCATGCTCGCGTTTGTTGGTGCTTATTTTACAGGGGATAAAGAGGACTTACACCAAGTTCATATGATGTTTGGTTATATCCTCCTAATAACTATTACCATACGGGTTATCTGGCACTTTTTAAGTCCACGGGTTTCAAATACAACACCGTTTGGGATTAAAAAACGAGGGACTATAGCGCTTACTACAATAAAAAAGGCACTGAGTCATACCAACTCAATAAGCATTTTTTCTAAAAATTCAATTCAGCTCATCAGTATTACACTTTTTCAAACTTCAATATTATGCATTTTTCTGGTGATTCCTATCGTGGTCGTCCTTGGGTATGGGACTGAGCATTTTTATTCACATTCCTTAAGAAATTTACATTCATTATTTGCAAATTTATTTTTAGCCTTAGTTTTACTTCACCTTTCAACGCTTATTTTAAATAGTATTTTGGCAAAACGTTTTCAGGGGTGGAGCATGCTTAAAATATCATTAGAAGATAGCAAAATAACTCAATATATGGCCTTATTTGTTTTAGGCCTCATTGGAGCTTTTAGCTTTTATTATTTAGCCATGTAA
- the blp2 gene encoding Ig-like repeat protein Blp2 → MTRIIVASKEGLDVLQDGQLNKVVLNQPTIIQIGVSQKDIASMEKQGGSLIVHLKNGETIVLENFFSEATNTTENSLVLPTESGKFVEARFDTQGKLIDYRGLNHVTDLGYATTSSSAATMAVDSDPSFSMGNILKAGLAVLAAEGLYLWAFNKDDKNDSPTVPDLIAPVAPTATLADDTVTVTGKTEANAKIYIKDAAGNTVASGVTDANGNYTIKLDKPLVNGDKLNVIAQDAAGNNSKATVLTGTKDTIPPDVPQAQLSDDGTLVTGKAEANAKITVYDATGKVLGTVFANKDGIYALKLTPPLTSEAGGKVIAEDAAGNKSEEVKIIAGKDTIPPAPPFVEVSKDGSVIHGKTEANAKVQIKDADGKVIGSGTADAQGDFQITLSPALKDSQKGTVVAEDAAGNISKPVEIKPGFDSIAPDKPTAQINADGTSVTGTAEANAKIEIKDVTGKVIGTGTADADGKFTIAISPALTDNNHAAVSAIDAAGNRSDSLDIIGTKDTIPPIKPILNTVEDNVGDVKGAIAAGSETDDARPKLTGSGEANATLTIYDNGIAIGMVTVTTGRSWTFTFDKDLTLGKHVITLTQTDAAGLTSEASSPFTFYVVAPKTASLADASVDTLGTHEPALADSVGLSTLKVAQNTTPETNTQQKTVPIDDLLKSSSASDSDPVAKLLVSTALKPTQTPEQTDINTSVDQTTNLDHLLPNTTSSPLQNILEQTYPVV, encoded by the coding sequence ATGACAAGAATAATTGTAGCATCCAAAGAGGGTTTGGACGTTCTGCAAGATGGTCAACTCAATAAAGTGGTTTTAAACCAACCTACTATTATTCAAATTGGTGTCAGTCAAAAAGATATTGCATCAATGGAAAAGCAGGGTGGGAGTCTTATCGTCCATTTAAAAAATGGAGAGACCATTGTTCTAGAAAATTTCTTTAGTGAAGCAACGAATACAACAGAGAATTCACTTGTTTTGCCAACAGAAAGTGGAAAGTTTGTCGAAGCACGGTTTGATACTCAAGGTAAGCTCATCGATTATAGAGGCTTAAATCATGTCACAGATTTAGGCTATGCCACTACTAGTTCGTCAGCTGCAACAATGGCTGTTGATAGTGATCCAAGTTTTTCGATGGGTAACATACTTAAAGCTGGTTTAGCAGTTTTAGCTGCCGAGGGTTTGTACCTTTGGGCTTTTAATAAAGATGATAAAAATGATTCACCAACTGTTCCTGATTTAATTGCACCCGTTGCTCCAACAGCAACTCTTGCTGATGATACCGTGACGGTGACAGGTAAAACTGAGGCAAATGCGAAAATCTACATTAAGGATGCCGCAGGCAATACAGTTGCTTCAGGCGTTACAGATGCAAACGGAAATTACACGATTAAATTAGACAAGCCACTCGTAAATGGCGATAAATTGAATGTTATTGCCCAAGATGCAGCTGGAAATAATTCTAAAGCTACTGTCTTAACAGGAACAAAAGATACAATTCCCCCTGATGTCCCACAAGCTCAATTAAGTGATGATGGTACATTGGTTACAGGTAAGGCGGAAGCCAATGCAAAAATTACCGTTTATGATGCCACTGGCAAAGTATTGGGAACAGTTTTTGCAAATAAAGATGGTATTTATGCTTTAAAACTTACCCCACCTTTAACCAGTGAAGCGGGCGGTAAAGTGATTGCCGAAGATGCTGCTGGTAATAAATCTGAGGAAGTTAAAATTATTGCGGGTAAAGATACCATACCACCAGCTCCTCCTTTTGTTGAAGTAAGCAAAGACGGCTCCGTGATACATGGTAAAACAGAAGCCAATGCCAAAGTTCAAATTAAAGATGCAGATGGTAAAGTCATTGGAAGTGGCACAGCAGATGCTCAAGGTGACTTTCAGATTACACTTTCACCCGCTTTAAAAGATTCACAAAAAGGAACGGTAGTTGCCGAAGATGCTGCTGGTAATATATCTAAACCTGTAGAAATTAAGCCAGGCTTTGACTCGATTGCACCAGATAAACCTACGGCTCAAATTAATGCAGATGGAACTTCTGTAACGGGTACGGCCGAAGCCAACGCTAAAATTGAAATTAAAGATGTAACCGGTAAAGTCATTGGTACAGGAACAGCCGATGCTGACGGTAAATTTACGATTGCTATTTCTCCAGCTTTAACTGATAACAACCATGCAGCTGTTTCGGCTATTGATGCTGCAGGAAATAGATCTGATAGTCTGGATATTATTGGTACAAAAGACACTATCCCTCCGATAAAGCCGATATTAAACACTGTGGAGGATAATGTTGGTGACGTAAAGGGTGCTATTGCAGCAGGTTCAGAAACGGATGATGCTAGACCAAAACTCACAGGTTCTGGCGAAGCAAATGCAACCCTCACTATTTATGATAATGGCATTGCTATTGGTATGGTAACTGTCACAACTGGTAGATCTTGGACATTTACATTTGATAAAGATCTGACACTTGGTAAGCATGTAATTACTTTAACTCAAACGGATGCAGCAGGGTTGACCAGCGAGGCAAGCTCTCCATTTACCTTTTATGTGGTCGCACCGAAAACTGCAAGCCTGGCCGATGCCTCAGTAGATACGTTGGGTACACATGAACCAGCTTTAGCAGATAGTGTTGGACTGAGTACTTTAAAAGTTGCACAAAATACAACACCCGAGACCAATACCCAGCAGAAAACTGTTCCTATAGATGATTTGTTGAAAAGTTCTTCTGCGAGTGACTCAGATCCAGTGGCAAAGCTTTTAGTATCGACAGCATTAAAGCCTACACAGACACCTGAACAAACCGATATAAATACTTCAGTTGACCAGACAACAAATCTTGATCATCTTTTACCAAATACGACTTCTTCACCTTTGCAAAATATTTTAGAACAGACCTATCCAGTTGTTTAA
- the purB gene encoding adenylosuccinate lyase: protein MNALTALSPLDGRYASKCDALRPFLSEFGLIHARVTVEVRWLQALSNHPEIVEVAPFSNETNAALDAIVSNFSEEDANRIKEIERTTNHDVKAVEYFLKEKIAGIAELQNAGEFIHFACTSEDINNLSHALMLKNGREVLVSSMKQILNAISALATTHAEQPMLSRTHGQTASPTTLGKEMANVAYRLARQIKQFENVELLGKINGAVGNYNAHLSAYPDVDWAAHAQAFVESLGLAFNPYTTQIEPHDYMAELFDALRRFNTILIDFNRDVWGYISLGYFKQKLKEGEVGSSTMPHKVNPIDFENSEGNLGIANAVLAHLGEKLPISRWQRDLTDSTVLRNMGVGFAQSLIAFDACLKGVGKLELNANRLNEDLDQAQEVLAEPIQTVMRRYNIEKPYEKLKALTRGQAMTRDMMVNFVNGDELAQVPSEERARLAELTPATYTGNAAEQAKQINDLISKI from the coding sequence ATGAACGCTTTAACCGCACTGTCACCATTAGATGGACGTTATGCCAGCAAATGTGATGCGCTACGCCCTTTTCTTTCTGAGTTTGGTTTAATTCATGCTCGTGTCACTGTAGAGGTGCGTTGGTTACAAGCGCTTTCTAACCATCCGGAAATTGTTGAAGTTGCTCCTTTCTCAAATGAAACAAATGCAGCTTTAGATGCGATCGTAAGCAACTTCTCAGAAGAAGATGCGAATCGCATTAAAGAAATTGAACGTACAACTAACCATGACGTAAAAGCAGTTGAATATTTCTTGAAAGAGAAAATTGCTGGTATTGCTGAATTACAAAATGCGGGTGAGTTCATCCACTTTGCGTGTACATCAGAAGACATCAACAACTTGTCTCATGCACTTATGCTTAAAAACGGCCGTGAAGTTTTAGTATCAAGCATGAAGCAAATTTTAAATGCGATCTCTGCTCTAGCAACAACGCATGCTGAACAACCGATGTTGTCTCGTACACATGGTCAAACTGCTAGCCCAACAACTTTGGGTAAAGAAATGGCAAACGTTGCATATCGTTTAGCTCGTCAAATCAAACAGTTTGAAAATGTTGAATTACTAGGCAAAATCAACGGTGCTGTAGGTAACTACAATGCTCACCTTTCTGCTTATCCAGATGTTGACTGGGCTGCACACGCACAAGCTTTTGTTGAATCTTTAGGTTTAGCTTTCAACCCGTATACAACACAAATCGAACCACATGACTATATGGCTGAGTTGTTTGATGCGTTACGTCGTTTCAATACCATTTTGATCGACTTTAACCGTGACGTATGGGGTTATATCTCTTTAGGTTACTTCAAACAAAAACTTAAAGAAGGTGAAGTTGGTTCATCAACTATGCCACACAAAGTAAACCCAATTGACTTTGAAAACTCTGAAGGTAACTTAGGTATTGCAAATGCGGTATTGGCTCACTTAGGTGAAAAATTACCAATTTCTCGCTGGCAACGTGACTTAACTGACTCAACTGTACTTCGTAACATGGGTGTTGGTTTTGCACAAAGCTTAATTGCTTTTGATGCTTGCTTAAAAGGTGTTGGTAAACTTGAGCTTAATGCTAACCGCTTAAATGAAGATCTTGACCAAGCTCAAGAAGTTCTTGCTGAACCAATTCAAACAGTTATGCGTCGTTATAACATTGAAAAACCATATGAGAAGTTAAAAGCATTAACTCGTGGTCAAGCAATGACTCGTGACATGATGGTTAATTTCGTAAATGGTGACGAACTTGCTCAAGTACCAAGCGAAGAGCGCGCTCGTTTAGCAGAGCTTACACCTGCGACTTACACAGGTAATGCAGCTGAACAAGCAAAACAAATTAATGACTTAATTAGCAAAATCTAA
- the dacC gene encoding D-alanyl-D-alanine carboxypeptidase PBP5/6, with the protein MTRKSAIAALLLLPSFSYAATVLSAPPELNNKSYVLMDYETGQILASKNENEKLAPASMTKMMTSYIIEQKLLKGQLTENEKVRMNESAWCKGSSAESCMYVPLNGTATVLEMLRGIIIQSGNDASKAMAEHIAGNEGTFAHLMNQEAKRIGMTNTQFMNSTGLPAEGHYSTAKDMAVLAQHIIKDSSRYYPIYSEKEFTFNGIKQGNRNALLYTDPSVDGLKTGHTDEAGYCLTTSSKRGPMRLISVIFGTDSVNERANQTRSLLSWGFANFETANVQPANQVLAKAKVWFGKENEVQIGLAENFSVTMPKGKAGGIKTQLVVQPNLKAPLQKGQVVGKLVASLDGKVIAEKPLVALKPVEEASFFARMIDHIKLFFSGLF; encoded by the coding sequence ATGACTCGAAAAAGCGCTATTGCTGCACTCCTCCTCTTACCAAGTTTTTCTTATGCAGCAACTGTCTTATCAGCTCCGCCAGAATTAAATAATAAGTCTTATGTATTAATGGATTATGAGACAGGACAAATTCTTGCTTCTAAAAATGAAAATGAAAAGCTTGCTCCAGCATCTATGACAAAAATGATGACGAGCTATATCATTGAACAAAAACTATTAAAAGGTCAGCTGACTGAAAATGAAAAGGTTCGTATGAACGAATCTGCATGGTGTAAAGGAAGCAGCGCTGAATCATGTATGTATGTTCCATTAAATGGTACAGCAACTGTTTTAGAAATGCTTCGAGGTATTATCATTCAGTCAGGTAACGATGCATCAAAAGCAATGGCTGAGCACATTGCTGGAAATGAAGGTACTTTTGCTCACCTCATGAATCAGGAAGCAAAACGTATTGGTATGACAAATACCCAGTTTATGAACTCAACAGGTTTACCTGCTGAAGGTCATTATTCAACTGCAAAAGATATGGCAGTTTTAGCTCAACATATTATTAAAGATAGCTCAAGATACTATCCGATTTACTCTGAGAAAGAGTTTACATTTAACGGTATCAAACAAGGTAACCGTAATGCTTTACTTTACACTGACCCAAGTGTGGATGGTTTAAAAACAGGCCATACAGACGAAGCAGGTTACTGCTTAACGACTTCAAGTAAACGTGGTCCAATGCGTTTAATCTCAGTTATTTTTGGTACCGACAGTGTTAATGAACGTGCTAATCAAACTCGCTCTTTGTTGTCTTGGGGCTTTGCGAACTTTGAAACTGCAAATGTTCAACCTGCTAACCAAGTTCTTGCAAAAGCGAAAGTATGGTTCGGTAAAGAAAATGAAGTTCAAATTGGTTTAGCAGAGAACTTCAGTGTCACCATGCCTAAAGGTAAAGCAGGCGGCATTAAGACTCAATTGGTGGTACAGCCAAACCTTAAAGCTCCTCTACAAAAAGGCCAAGTAGTTGGTAAACTTGTTGCGAGTTTAGATGGCAAAGTAATTGCCGAAAAACCTCTTGTTGCTTTAAAACCAGTTGAAGAAGCAAGTTTCTTCGCACGTATGATTGACCATATCAAACTATTTTTTAGCGGCTTATTCTAA
- a CDS encoding gamma carbonic anhydrase family protein, whose product MTKNIRPYLDHHPQIDSSCYIDEMSVVVGDVKLAENVSVWPFAVIRGDVNSIQIGKNSNVQDHCMLHVSHKNDAKPNGSPLIIGEDVTVGHHVTLHGCTIGNRVLVGINTVILDDVVIEDDVMIGAGSLVPPRKVLKSGYLYVGSPVQQVRPLTEKELAFLPYSARHYVKVQNNHKETQTN is encoded by the coding sequence ATGACAAAAAATATTCGTCCTTATTTAGATCATCATCCACAAATTGACTCGAGTTGTTACATTGATGAAATGTCAGTGGTTGTAGGTGATGTTAAATTGGCCGAAAATGTTTCGGTATGGCCTTTTGCAGTTATACGGGGTGATGTAAATAGCATTCAAATTGGTAAAAACAGTAATGTACAAGACCATTGTATGTTGCATGTTAGCCATAAAAATGATGCCAAACCGAATGGTTCACCTCTTATTATTGGTGAAGACGTGACTGTGGGTCATCATGTGACTTTACATGGCTGTACCATTGGCAATCGTGTTTTAGTCGGTATCAATACTGTTATTTTAGATGATGTCGTTATTGAAGATGACGTAATGATTGGTGCGGGAAGTTTAGTTCCACCTCGTAAAGTCTTAAAAAGTGGTTATCTTTATGTGGGAAGTCCTGTACAACAAGTCCGTCCTCTAACTGAAAAAGAACTGGCATTTTTACCTTATTCAGCAAGACATTACGTAAAAGTGCAAAACAATCATAAAGAGACTCAAACAAATTAA
- a CDS encoding NUDIX hydrolase, with the protein MAAWTPHVTVATVVEKDGRYLFVEEHSEGFVHTVFNQPAGHVECGETLIEAAIRETLEETGHHIEIDALLGIYTYTPPMFPDRTYYRFCFLAHVTHVESDPKLDTGIVSAVWMTLDELQESARARSPLVIKAIEDAMKGKHYPLALIYEHPFSPSLTSHLDA; encoded by the coding sequence ATGGCCGCATGGACTCCTCATGTTACTGTCGCTACAGTCGTAGAAAAAGATGGACGCTATCTTTTTGTCGAAGAACATAGCGAAGGTTTTGTACACACAGTGTTTAATCAACCTGCTGGTCATGTGGAATGTGGTGAAACGCTAATTGAAGCTGCTATTCGTGAAACACTTGAAGAAACGGGTCATCATATAGAAATAGATGCCTTACTCGGTATTTATACATATACCCCACCCATGTTTCCCGACCGTACCTATTATCGCTTCTGCTTTTTAGCGCACGTCACTCACGTCGAAAGCGACCCTAAACTTGATACAGGTATTGTTTCTGCTGTCTGGATGACCCTAGATGAGCTTCAAGAATCTGCCCGTGCTCGTAGTCCACTGGTAATTAAAGCCATTGAAGACGCCATGAAAGGTAAACATTATCCTTTGGCTCTTATTTATGAGCACCCTTTCTCTCCCTCATTAACTTCACATTTGGATGCCTAG
- a CDS encoding DUF2238 domain-containing protein, with translation MIEKKFKLKHYIALSLLFIAILISGIRPLEFEAYLLHQAGTVLMLILLFIIFKKIGLDFLSFCFYLLFLLIHVIGAHYLYSYVPYNEWIQHIFHFNLDEYMGWSRNMYDRLVHFSYGALLYPLIYRVFQVWLPTARPFSLFLLVVQFVMASSVFYELIEWVIAIGLSPEQAENYNGQQGDMWDAHKDMLLATIGSIVYGVITLITTPKIKN, from the coding sequence ATGATCGAAAAAAAATTTAAACTTAAACATTATATTGCGCTTAGTCTGCTTTTCATTGCCATTCTCATTTCTGGTATTCGGCCTCTTGAGTTTGAAGCTTATTTATTGCATCAAGCTGGCACTGTTTTAATGCTGATTCTGCTTTTTATTATTTTTAAAAAAATTGGACTCGATTTTTTAAGCTTTTGCTTTTATTTACTGTTTTTACTCATACATGTTATTGGTGCTCATTATCTCTATTCCTACGTTCCATATAATGAATGGATTCAACACATATTCCATTTTAATTTAGATGAGTACATGGGTTGGTCTCGTAATATGTATGATCGACTTGTGCACTTTTCATATGGTGCGTTGCTCTACCCACTTATTTATCGCGTTTTTCAGGTTTGGTTGCCGACCGCACGCCCTTTTTCTCTATTTTTGCTTGTAGTCCAATTCGTTATGGCATCGAGTGTCTTTTATGAACTGATTGAATGGGTAATCGCAATTGGGTTATCGCCTGAACAAGCTGAAAACTATAATGGGCAACAAGGCGACATGTGGGATGCTCATAAAGACATGTTGCTCGCCACAATTGGATCGATTGTTTATGGAGTTATTACTCTTATAACAACACCGAAAATCAAAAATTAG
- a CDS encoding MCR_0457 family protein, translated as MKTFAPFFQVLGISITLCSQTVFADEGISTQEADSLIKDDIASTQVLQEICPTFVGANKNLETNTKKIIAMYLGGYSNKSITFSALQNDPEYKTLLNDARQAAKEMDHHEQHELCEEVVNYKD; from the coding sequence ATGAAAACTTTCGCTCCTTTTTTTCAGGTATTGGGGATCAGTATCACATTGTGTAGTCAAACGGTTTTTGCTGATGAGGGGATCTCAACACAAGAAGCTGATAGCTTAATTAAAGATGACATTGCATCTACTCAAGTTTTACAAGAAATTTGCCCTACTTTTGTAGGTGCAAATAAAAATCTTGAAACCAATACTAAAAAGATTATTGCGATGTACCTAGGTGGTTATTCCAATAAATCGATCACTTTCTCTGCGCTGCAAAATGACCCAGAATATAAAACATTGTTAAATGACGCTCGTCAGGCTGCCAAAGAAATGGATCATCATGAACAGCATGAACTCTGCGAAGAAGTGGTAAATTATAAAGATTAA
- a CDS encoding MCR_0457 family protein, with protein MFMKKSLVQSLSVVLLMTMATVGYAADKKKTADKKTENENVVEVTPTKGTTPEELAAIQVLSEICPSLIGKKDAEFAQGYERLVKDYLPNEADPVAALEKRTKDKSFKKVLKEARNDAKAAGNEQNKLVCQDVKAYQSQN; from the coding sequence ATGTTTATGAAAAAAAGTTTAGTTCAATCACTTTCTGTTGTTTTACTCATGACAATGGCAACAGTAGGTTATGCTGCTGACAAGAAAAAAACAGCTGACAAGAAAACTGAAAATGAAAATGTTGTTGAAGTTACACCTACCAAAGGTACTACACCAGAAGAGTTAGCAGCAATTCAGGTACTTTCTGAAATTTGTCCAAGTTTAATTGGTAAAAAAGATGCAGAATTTGCTCAAGGTTATGAGCGTCTTGTAAAAGACTATTTACCAAATGAAGCAGATCCAGTCGCTGCTTTAGAAAAACGCACGAAAGATAAGAGTTTCAAAAAAGTATTAAAAGAAGCGCGTAATGATGCAAAAGCTGCAGGAAACGAGCAAAACAAGTTAGTTTGTCAAGACGTAAAAGCTTATCAATCGCAAAACTAA
- the hflD gene encoding high frequency lysogenization protein HflD, which produces MVELPFQQSQALNVRQNRALALAGVFQATQLTHMTAMTGQQSIGESGNFYFELLIKASLNIRPTTNNNTVQTLDFFNQLADISLGLKTLENCITQPFTNAPKSRLPKMRSAKLPMSYAMSLLQLEKKVYSNPEYVAIIEKAQQKILKQLSFFDNNYLHPSILANLAQTYVDTAGQINPRILVRGNAEAFKDTNHTNRIRACLFTGLQMAHLWRQLGGSSWNMIFSKRKLLQDIQALARLQYQVV; this is translated from the coding sequence ATGGTGGAGTTACCCTTTCAACAATCACAAGCTTTGAATGTTCGCCAAAACCGTGCCCTTGCTTTAGCTGGGGTGTTTCAAGCAACCCAGCTTACGCATATGACTGCTATGACAGGTCAGCAAAGTATTGGTGAAAGTGGTAACTTTTATTTTGAGTTATTAATAAAGGCGAGTTTAAATATTCGCCCTACAACAAATAATAATACTGTTCAAACTTTAGATTTTTTTAATCAACTGGCTGATATTTCGTTAGGTCTTAAGACACTCGAAAACTGTATTACCCAGCCTTTTACCAATGCGCCTAAATCTCGTTTGCCTAAAATGCGTAGTGCAAAGCTCCCTATGTCTTACGCAATGTCACTTTTGCAATTAGAAAAAAAGGTCTATAGCAATCCTGAATATGTCGCCATTATTGAAAAAGCGCAGCAGAAAATTTTAAAACAACTTTCTTTTTTTGATAATAATTATTTACATCCAAGTATTTTAGCCAATTTGGCTCAAACCTATGTTGATACTGCCGGGCAAATCAATCCACGCATTCTTGTTCGTGGTAATGCTGAGGCATTTAAAGATACCAACCATACCAACCGCATCCGTGCTTGTCTTTTTACAGGGCTACAAATGGCTCATTTATGGCGACAACTCGGCGGTAGTTCATGGAACATGATTTTTAGCAAACGTAAATTGCTACAGGATATTCAAGCACTTGCTCGTTTACAGTACCAAGTTGTCTAA